The following are encoded together in the Blautia obeum ATCC 29174 genome:
- a CDS encoding carbohydrate kinase family protein — translation MEKRQFDVTALGELLIDFTENGFSSQGNPLMEANPGGAPCNVLAMLERLGKKTAFIGKVGKDMFGNQLKSAVEEVGIDTRNLILDEKYHTTLAFVHTYPDGDRDFSFYRDPGADMMLTKDEVQKELIESSRIFHFGTLSSTHEGVREATRHAIELAKEAGCIITFDPNLRPPLWKSLDDARAEIEYGMSKCDVLKISDNEVEFMCGTTDYDKGAAMIQEKYNIPLILITLGKDGSRAYYKNMRVEAAPFLQENTIETTGAGDTFCASTLNYVLDHGLNDLTEENLKELLTFANAAASLITTRKGALRVMPTREEVEAFIESRK, via the coding sequence ATGGAAAAAAGACAATTTGATGTAACAGCTCTTGGCGAGCTTCTTATTGACTTCACTGAAAACGGTTTCAGTTCCCAGGGCAACCCTCTTATGGAAGCCAATCCGGGTGGAGCCCCATGTAATGTTCTTGCCATGCTGGAACGTCTTGGAAAAAAAACTGCTTTTATCGGCAAAGTCGGCAAAGATATGTTCGGAAATCAGTTAAAATCAGCGGTTGAAGAGGTCGGTATCGACACACGCAATCTAATTCTGGACGAAAAATATCATACCACTCTTGCCTTTGTTCATACATATCCGGATGGTGACCGTGATTTTTCTTTCTATCGAGATCCAGGTGCAGATATGATGCTCACTAAAGACGAAGTTCAAAAGGAACTGATTGAATCCTCCCGCATCTTCCATTTCGGAACACTCTCTTCTACTCACGAAGGTGTACGTGAAGCTACCCGCCATGCGATCGAACTTGCCAAAGAAGCCGGATGTATCATTACCTTTGACCCTAACCTGCGTCCACCTCTCTGGAAATCCCTGGATGATGCCAGAGCTGAGATTGAATACGGCATGTCCAAATGTGATGTTCTCAAAATCTCCGATAATGAAGTAGAATTCATGTGTGGTACAACAGATTATGATAAAGGTGCTGCTATGATCCAGGAGAAATACAACATTCCGCTCATCCTTATCACACTGGGTAAGGATGGAAGCCGTGCATACTATAAAAATATGCGAGTAGAAGCAGCTCCATTCCTTCAGGAAAATACAATAGAGACTACCGGTGCCGGAGATACTTTCTGTGCAAGTACTTTAAATTATGTACTTGACCACGGCCTCAATGATCTCACAGAAGAAAATCTGAAAGAACTTCTTACTTTTGCAAATGCTGCTGCATCTCTCATTACCACACGAAAGGGTGCACTTCGCGTTATGCCAACCCGCGAAGAAGTCGAAGCTTTTATTGAAAGCCGCAAATAA
- the glgB gene encoding 1,4-alpha-glucan branching enzyme codes for MESKVYKYMDWPEIEAVVYAEEASPKDLMAPRLTADGILIQGFFPDAEKAEVLVDKKAYEMEKQDDAGYFAAMIPGRKIPAYQYRITRGKETRTFADPYAFPGQITEAEEKAFCAGVFYHAYEKLGAHPMEINGVEGTAFAVWAPNALRVSVVGNFNNWDGRCHMMHRMPMSGIFELFIPGVKAGEIYKYEIKLKGGAVQLKSDPYAACTEVPPASASVVTDLRGFKWDDEAWMKDRERFSDRKQPISIYETSLSKWKNAAELVKYLKNLKYTHVELHPVMEYLDDEAGEYSTFAYYAPDRRFGTPADFQNLVNELHKENIGVILDWTPSHFPRTEGGLEQFDGTPLYENPDPSMAIHPMWGTLLFNFESPMVKDFLLANAFYWLEFYHADGLRLDDVDSMLYLDFGREYGQWRPNIYGTNENLAAVELLKHLNSILAKKLPGTITIAQEDGLWSELTGSVEDDNIGFSYKWNNNWAGDFLNYLSKDPIERQYVHDQLTLSMLYTYCEHFVLPLGSRETGDQKSFMAKLPGDELQKLSQIRAAYSYMMLHPGCKMMAPDKELTDEMKRFIHDLNEMYVSQPALSLMDNDYEGFEWIQLMKYEENVLTFLRKTENPEETLLAVCNFAAVPYENYQMGVPFYGKYKEIFNSDRKEYGGQGIVNVRAKTCKQADCDEREYSVTFKLPALGVAVFSCTPGKKPEKLAVAAKKPTTAKKTARKTAPKKESAKKVAAEKVAVKKTVAKKAGEKKTVSRKTVKKDIAV; via the coding sequence ATGGAAAGCAAAGTATATAAATATATGGACTGGCCGGAGATTGAAGCAGTTGTTTATGCAGAAGAAGCATCGCCGAAAGATCTGATGGCGCCTCGGCTTACTGCAGATGGTATTCTGATCCAGGGATTTTTTCCGGATGCAGAGAAGGCAGAAGTTCTTGTAGATAAAAAGGCATATGAGATGGAGAAACAGGATGATGCCGGTTACTTTGCGGCAATGATTCCGGGAAGAAAGATCCCGGCATATCAGTATCGCATTACCAGAGGAAAAGAAACCAGGACATTTGCGGATCCTTATGCATTTCCGGGACAGATTACAGAAGCAGAAGAAAAAGCTTTCTGTGCAGGTGTTTTTTATCATGCATATGAGAAGCTTGGGGCTCATCCGATGGAAATTAATGGTGTGGAAGGAACTGCATTCGCAGTCTGGGCACCAAATGCACTCCGTGTCAGCGTAGTAGGTAATTTTAATAACTGGGATGGTCGCTGCCATATGATGCATCGTATGCCTATGTCTGGTATTTTTGAATTGTTTATTCCAGGTGTGAAAGCCGGTGAAATCTATAAATATGAAATAAAATTAAAAGGCGGTGCAGTACAGCTTAAATCGGATCCATATGCTGCCTGTACGGAGGTTCCTCCGGCATCGGCCTCTGTTGTTACAGATCTTCGTGGGTTTAAATGGGATGATGAAGCCTGGATGAAAGATCGTGAAAGATTCAGCGATCGTAAACAGCCGATTTCTATTTATGAGACCAGTCTTTCCAAATGGAAAAATGCTGCCGAGCTTGTTAAATATCTTAAAAATCTGAAATATACACATGTGGAACTTCATCCGGTAATGGAATATCTTGATGATGAAGCTGGAGAGTACAGTACATTTGCTTATTATGCACCAGACCGCAGATTTGGAACACCGGCAGATTTTCAGAATTTAGTAAATGAACTTCATAAAGAAAATATTGGTGTGATCCTGGATTGGACACCTTCGCATTTTCCAAGAACTGAGGGTGGATTAGAACAGTTTGATGGAACACCTTTATATGAAAATCCGGATCCATCAATGGCTATTCATCCGATGTGGGGAACTCTTTTATTCAATTTTGAAAGTCCGATGGTCAAAGATTTTCTTCTGGCAAATGCTTTTTACTGGCTGGAATTCTATCATGCAGATGGTTTAAGACTGGATGATGTGGATTCTATGCTGTATCTTGACTTTGGCAGAGAATATGGACAGTGGAGACCAAATATTTATGGAACCAATGAAAATCTTGCAGCTGTAGAATTGCTGAAACATCTTAATTCTATTTTGGCAAAGAAGCTTCCAGGAACGATTACGATCGCGCAGGAAGATGGTCTTTGGTCAGAACTTACTGGAAGTGTTGAGGATGACAATATTGGTTTCTCTTATAAATGGAATAACAACTGGGCTGGAGATTTTCTGAATTACCTTTCCAAAGATCCGATCGAGCGTCAGTATGTACATGATCAGTTGACACTTTCTATGCTGTACACTTACTGCGAACACTTTGTTCTTCCACTTGGAAGCAGAGAAACCGGTGATCAGAAGAGTTTTATGGCAAAACTTCCAGGTGATGAGTTACAGAAACTGAGCCAGATCCGGGCTGCATATTCCTACATGATGCTGCATCCAGGATGCAAAATGATGGCACCGGACAAAGAGCTTACGGATGAAATGAAGAGATTTATCCACGATCTGAATGAGATGTATGTCTCTCAGCCGGCATTGTCACTCATGGATAATGATTATGAAGGATTTGAATGGATCCAGCTTATGAAATATGAAGAAAATGTCCTGACATTCCTTCGCAAAACAGAAAATCCTGAAGAAACACTTCTTGCGGTATGTAATTTTGCTGCAGTTCCATATGAGAATTATCAGATGGGTGTTCCATTCTACGGAAAATACAAAGAAATCTTCAACAGTGACCGCAAAGAATATGGCGGACAGGGAATAGTAAACGTAAGGGCAAAAACCTGCAAACAGGCAGATTGTGATGAAAGAGAATATTCTGTTACCTTTAAGCTTCCTGCACTGGGTGTGGCTGTTTTTTCCTGCACACCGGGCAAAAAGCCGGAGAAACTGGCAGTAGCAGCGAAGAAACCGACAACTGCCAAAAAGACCGCCCGCAAGACAGCACCAAAGAAGGAAAGTGCAAAAAAGGTTGCTGCAGAAAAAGTAGCTGTAAAGAAAACAGTAGCGAAGAAAGCCGGTGAAAAAAAGACCGTTTCCAGAAAAACAGTAAAAAAAGATATTGCAGTATAA
- a CDS encoding phosphoglycerate dehydrogenase, with product MFQYKCLNPISQTGLGLFGEEYKQTEELNDADAVLVRSAKMHDMELPENVKVIARAGAGVNNIPVEQCAENGIVVFNTPGANANGVKELVLAGMLLASRDIVGGIEWVAHEEDKEHIDKLAEKQKKQFAGCEISGKKLGIIGLGAIGAMVANSATHLGMEVYGYDPFISIDAAWNLSRTIKHSKSLDEIYSQCDYITIHVPLTDNTRKMIDKEAFTKMKEGVVLLNFARDLLVDEEALIEALDSGKVKKYVTDFANPLVAGRPGILVTPHLGASTAESEENCAVMAVKEVRDFLENGNIKNSVNFPNCDMGTCIAVGRITICHKNIPNMISQFTKILGSEGLNIADMTNKSRGSYAYTIIDLESAASKEALDELKAIEGVSKVRVIK from the coding sequence ATGTTCCAGTATAAATGCCTCAACCCTATATCCCAGACAGGCCTTGGCCTGTTTGGTGAGGAGTACAAACAGACAGAAGAATTAAATGATGCTGATGCAGTTCTGGTAAGAAGTGCAAAGATGCATGATATGGAGCTTCCTGAGAACGTTAAGGTTATTGCCCGTGCAGGTGCAGGTGTTAATAATATTCCGGTTGAGCAGTGTGCAGAAAATGGTATCGTGGTATTTAATACTCCAGGTGCCAATGCAAATGGTGTGAAAGAGCTTGTTCTTGCCGGCATGCTTCTGGCTTCCCGTGATATCGTTGGAGGTATCGAATGGGTTGCTCATGAAGAGGACAAAGAACATATCGACAAACTGGCTGAAAAACAGAAAAAGCAGTTTGCCGGATGTGAGATCAGTGGAAAGAAACTTGGTATCATCGGTCTTGGTGCGATTGGAGCTATGGTTGCAAATTCTGCAACACATCTTGGCATGGAAGTTTACGGATATGACCCGTTTATTTCCATCGATGCAGCGTGGAATCTGTCAAGAACCATCAAACACAGCAAATCTCTGGATGAAATCTACAGCCAGTGTGATTATATCACGATCCATGTACCGCTGACAGATAATACGCGTAAGATGATCGACAAAGAAGCTTTCACAAAGATGAAAGAGGGTGTCGTTCTTCTGAACTTTGCAAGAGACCTTCTTGTTGATGAAGAAGCTTTGATCGAAGCTCTTGACAGTGGTAAGGTTAAGAAATATGTAACAGACTTTGCAAATCCGCTTGTGGCTGGAAGACCAGGAATCCTCGTTACACCACATCTTGGTGCATCCACAGCGGAATCTGAAGAAAACTGTGCAGTAATGGCTGTAAAAGAAGTCAGAGATTTCCTTGAAAACGGAAATATCAAAAATTCTGTAAACTTCCCAAACTGTGACATGGGAACATGTATAGCAGTTGGACGTATTACCATCTGTCACAAAAACATCCCGAATATGATCAGTCAGTTTACCAAGATCCTTGGAAGTGAAGGACTGAATATTGCAGATATGACAAATAAGAGTCGTGGAAGCTATGCATATACGATCATTGATCTGGAAAGTGCAGCATCTAAAGAAGCACTTGATGAATTAAAAGCAATTGAAGGTGTATCTAAGGTTCGCGTGATCAAATAA